The Palaemon carinicauda isolate YSFRI2023 chromosome 43, ASM3689809v2, whole genome shotgun sequence genomic sequence ttttgaaagaaatgggaaaaaacgaaaaaatggcaatcacaggaaaatcgaacacatacttatatatacgccatatctggctaaaaaaaaaataggcatgggtagccagatcatctagaaacactttccaacactataaaaatataagttttgcgacactacttgccaattccttacggtaacatgactaagcaaaaaaatgcaaaacaaataaaaaggggcactcgcggaaaaatgcccaacattctaatatacggcatctcagataaaaaaaaaaagacatgcacgtgttagcccaaccatcaagtcacactttctaacacataaacatgaaaaaaaaaatcaataatatacggcaattccttactacgtagtaaatttttacaaatattgaaaaaaatacaaaaattggcaaccgcagttaaatacccaatataccaataactacgtcgtatctgacaaaaacaaaatcacgcatgggtagccagatcatctagacacactttccaacattaaaaaagcaaaagttttacgacactatttcgcaatatcttacggaaaaatgacttggcaaaaaaattaaaaaaaattaaaaagggacactcgcggtaaaatgcccgacattctaatatacgacatctcagataaaaaaaaagacatgcacgtgttagcccaaccatcaaggcacactttctaacacataaacatgaaaaaaaaaatgaataatatacggcaattccttactacgtagtaatttttacaaatattgaaaaaaaaacagaaattggtaaccgcagttaaatacccaatataccaataactacgtcgtatctgacaaaaacaaagtcatgcatgggtagccagatcatctagacacactttccaacactaaacaagcaaaagttttacgacactatttggcaatatcttacggaaaaatgacttggcaaaaaaatgaaaaaaaatgaaaaagggccactcgcggtaaaatggtcctcgtggtgatgaacgacattttaactaaaaaaaaaaacatgcacatggtagccaaacaatccaccaagactttccacaactgataacctatacaagttgcatcattctacgacaatttcataatacgtaataactttgataattatgcaaactacctcagaagggtaaactcggacgcgaacgaccccgacgcgtctcagaaatcggggaaggagtacagctacagcaatgcacatctggacactactagagcgtgtaggggagacacctcctgcaggtcgatcacccacaaattcagtcacaggggtgagtcacgtgagaaaaacctgtttttttttgacgctcggggtcgcaaacgacccaccgtacctatccagggttaatatgacAGCTAGTTTACTTTCGTGTAATATCAGaggtttcttttttttccattatttatcaTCTGTTAGTTGTCTTCTTCATATCATTCTTATTTCCTCATAATAGGCTACCATAGAATTCGAGATTAAGAAATATCAGATCTACTTTAAGTTTAACGTTTTCAGTATCTTAACGTGTAAAACCTCGCATTTAAATCTCTCCAGCATTCTTAACCCTTTAGCAAAGAGAGGCTGGAAACACGAAGTATTATTACATTCAATCTAAAATTCACAAGGACGGAGACTGAAGAAATGAAACCACCCAAAACGATTCAATAAATAGGTCTAATTGTCCTCCTAACCAAGGTCTTCCATCTCTTGAGCGAGGGAACATATGGAGAGCTTGCTACTTCTAGAATGACTACTTTGTCGTCTACAGCTTGCGCATTGCGATGTGCTAAAGGTATGAATTTCAGCTTTATTGTCCAGACCATTCATAGATTGaaaatggtatctctctctctctctctctctctctctctctcctctctctctctctcctctctctctcctcctctctctctctctctccaccttgtgatggaataaaaaaaaaaaaatcaggtaaaaaaTCCCAAACATGAGGAGGATTGATTAAAATAATTCTCATGTTTCTTCTTCTTGGTGAATTTAACGATTTTTTGCCTATTCATTTATCGCCTCCAACACTTTACATCTTTTTTAGCGTTAGTTTACgataaaatttgtaaatatatagacGAGCACACAAAAAATAAGCAGAACATaccgtatagagagagagagagagagagagagagagagagagagagagagagagagagagagagagagagagagagagagagaggtttaaaaaaTAAAACGGATACTTTACTTATGGGGTACCCATTTAAttacttttcttcaaaaattataTGAGTGGCTTAATTTAGTTTTCCATGTAATTTGTCCATTTTCTTTAATTAGTTTACAAGATAATCAAAGAAAATTGACAAATTATATGGTATACTAAACTAAACCACCCACCATATAGTTCTTGAAGAAAAGAGTAAAGGTAATTAAAGGATTGCCAACGGAACCAGATGaggttaaataaatatataaaatggtatttgtagcaataaatatttttttttttcactaaaaacaACTATTTGAAACAAGAAACACACACATTCTCCTTGACAAAAATACAACAATCTGTATTTTCCAAATTCCAAACCAGAGGCTGTCAGTCACGTTCCTTCTTAAGTTTAACCCACCAAACACCATTACAAACTATGGTTACTATAAAATACTCATTTTGAAAGCATTTTTATAATCTACAGTACATGTTTTTTTATCAAGAATCAAATAAGAGTGAAACCTAATGAAAATTAATCATTTGTGTTTAtaatacaaaatgtatcaaataacCTTTCTCTATCTCAAAGACTTTAAGCAAGTAAATTGAGAATTGATATTATGTTAACGCTTCTTATATAAACCTTTAATGGAGAACTTTGGCATAGATTATTGAGTCTTTTTACTGGGCCTGCAGATGGTCTGTGTGTTGGTTTTAGCGTAAATGTTCTCAAGACAAACGGTGTTTGATGTTAGTCTTTTGGAAGAGATTCGTCATGTTCACATGAAGCCATTAAGTTTCTGCTTTTCACTTGGTAAGACTATTTTGAaactatagtctggcctattctttacatactctcctctgctctcatacacctgacaacactgagactacccaacaattctttttcacccatggggttactgcactataattgatcagtagccactttcctctaggtaagggtagaagagactttagctatggtaagcagctcttctaggagaaggacattccaaaatcaaaccattgttctctagtcttggatagtgccatagcctctgtaccatggtcttccaatgtcttgggctagagttctcttgcatgagggtacactcaggctaactattctatcttatttctcttcctcttgttttgataaaattttaatagtttatatgggaaatatttattctaatcttaCTGTActctaaatatatttttcttttttcctttcctccctgggctattttccatgttggggcccccgggcttatagcatcgtgcttttccaacagggcttgtagcttagcaagtgataataataataataataaaaataataataataataataatggtatcacTGTTTCAAAAGATCTGTAAGATCGGATAGACTCCAATAGATTCAATTGGTCCCTAGTCTTAGTTTCCTTTTGAAagtaaaattgcaaaaaaaatcaAGACAAATTTATCTAGCACCCCAACATGCAGcttaccagtaaaaaaaaaaaaaaaaaaaaaaaaaaaaatcttttgtattaTTGTCAAAAAGTAATTTGATCCAATTTTGTACATTTTTCTTGTTCATAGATTAagacttttcataataataataataataataataataataataataataataataataataataacaataataataataataataataacaacaacaacaacaacaataataataataataataataataataataataataataataaccatgtaatcacaatcataataatagtaataataataataataataataataatagcaacatcaataacagcaacaacaataacaacaacaataaaaataataaaaaatgtaataataataataataataataataataataataataataaatcaagaaGCTAACGATAATTCTAATACCCTTTGGCTGCGTAGTGCTGGGAGGATTTTTGTCCCCGAAAAACGTAATTTGCCGGCAAATTTTGAAgtttatagaaattaatttctaagtaCCCCCTGATATTGGAAACAATGTTTTCCATCTATTCATGACTCTTAAactctatattttttttgttttaacacattttttacaatttttacccAAAAAACGtactttttcaaaaaaattacgaaaattgcATATCATCACAATTGACATGTAAAATGGGTTGAAATatgttttttatgatgaaaaataactaaattaatgaaatatactgaaatattgttatgattatgtacttaaattttgattcaaaactagtacaaattttgttatattttggaaaatatcaaaaattgttaataaaaccagaaaagttatggaagtaaaattttattaaaaaaaatatgaaaaaattacaaacaattgacaaaaaagacaTATTTACTTCTTTTCATCCTTACTTTTACATGTTTTCTTATAATTCATCACagtatgaaaaatttcaaaacagGGGACAACACAAAGAGGAGGGTTTTGTGGGCACTGTTTACAGAAATATGATGTCTGCTTCCTCTTACATgtcccctttccttttttttttgcaacattgaGATGGCAATATTGAACAAACACTACAATTAGGTAGGTACTTCTTATTTTCATACTGAGCAATAAAATGCCTTTCCCCCAAGCGCTTGTTTTCCACCAAGTCCCTAACAACATTCTTTCTTCTTGGCTTTGTGTTATATCCTTCTAACAATCCTTTTATTACCTCTTGTCTAAACACAACCTGGgtcaatttctttctattttgcaaGTTGTAACTAATTTTGGAATTTACAAGAGCAACTTCAATCACAAAATGCCAGAGTGTCTGATACCACTTTTTGCTACGGTGATTGAAGGGGTAGGTTGAGCAGAATTGATCAAAAAGGTCTACCCCTCCCATATATTTATTGTACTGAGCTTGCAAAGATGGTTTATCTACTTCCCTTACccctttcttagattgaatagattTTTTCACTGTACCTGTGTCCCCAACACTCGAAAGGATATTTATTCTACCACTATCTTGCCAAACGACAGCAACCAATTCCTCATCTTTactcttccacattattggtagctgGCCTTTCTTAGGTTTTACTTTTTTCATCTGTGATGGCAAATATTTTCTGTTTGGACGAACTGTCCCACATGCTCCAGTACCTTTACTTCGAAGTTTTTGAAAAAGGGGTGCTCCACTAAAAAAGCTGTCCATGTAAACTACATGGCCTTTGTTTTCAAAGCCTTCAAACAAATTTTCTACAACAGATGCACCAAGTCCTTTGCCTTTATTAGAATCTAGCCCCTTCCCTGTGTAAACATCAAATTTCAACAGATAACCAGTCTTAGAGTCACAGAGAGACCAAACCTTAATTCCCCATTTGGTAGGCTTTTTAGGCATGTACTGCTTAAAAAAAAGCCTCCCTTTGAATTTCACCATACTTTCATCTACACTCAAATCTCTACCACTTACATAATATTTAGAATATAGATCTTTCACCATGTCtaaaattggttttattttataAAGTCTGTCATCATTACCATCAACAGAATTATCTGCAAAATGTAGACAGGAACGGATAATTTCATACCTGTCACGTGACATTATATTGGAAAAACCAGGTGTCTCAGTTAGCCAAAACTTTTTAGAAAAGTAGCTTGCTAGACTACTTTTGTGCACTAATCCCATTGCAATTTCAATAGCAATGAATGCTTTTATTTCCCCTGCATCCACATCTCTCCATGCTCTGTACCGTGATCGAGGGGCTAAAGGTTGCATTTTTTCTATCATGTATGCTGCATACCGGTTAGTTTCCACAGCTACATGATCATATATTTCATTAGGAAACAACTTAGAAAAGCATAAAAATGGAGTGCAGTCATCTAAATTTACAGCCCTATTAGTTTCTGAATAAATTGGTATAGACTTTACCTTTATTGGAGGATCTGTGCCTACATTCTTTATATTCACCCATGAATCATCAGTTAGTGTTTTATTCAAGTCATCATCTTCAACTTCTTCATCAGCATCTTCAACTTCTTCATCAGCATCTTCATCTGCGTCTGCTTCATAATCCTCATATAGTTCTTCTTCCCTTTGTACAAATAAATCTTCTGTTTCTGAGTCTTCTTCTGCAAGAATATCAGCAATCTCCCGTTGTGTTGCACACCTCTTCCTTTTTGAAGCCATTATAGGTGAccctgaaagtaaaaaataaaattagcataccctaataaagaaattacatttatagctactagacatatatatatatatatatatattactgtacatatacatatacatatacacacacacacacacacacacatatatatatatatatatatatataatatatatatatatatatatatataaagagagagagagagagagagagagagagagaggtgagtagtATGTAGCCTACCGGTAGGCTTATGATTTGTCTTTACAATTCGCATATTATCACATATTTGAAGACACTGATATTAGGCCTAGAGTTTATGGTAATATACATCATATTCTACCATTATAATAAGTCCAGGCCTATACACAAAGTCTATCATAACATAATCGAAGTTGGCCAACTTACAGTAAAATAGGCTTACTAGGCTTGAAAGAGATGCCCTTCATATTACCTCCTATTACACCATATTTTACACTTATTTAATGATTTAATCAGACTTATTATAGTCTACTTATATTCAAGaactaataagaataaataaattattactgaaataaataataCATGCCTTTAAAACCTGATGTTTGTAAACAACGTGAACTTCGTCGCATCAGCTGATAACACctgtttttgtttacgttttgtttCGTCTTCTGGTCACTAGATGGCAGCACCTACTGGACAGCAAACGTTTTCAGCGTACACTTGAATGTCAAAAGTATCGGCGGCGCTATTCAAAAAGTTTTTTCGCCGCCGTGGGGTAAACTCGCTTTTCGCAGTTAAGGGAGAAATTTTAATTTTCGAGTATACTTGCTTTTCGCAGTCAAAGGGTTTACTATGCATATCTCTATCACGTTTTCTCTCTGCCTACCTAAACAATCATTCTCAAATTTCTTTAAATTACCGAGAAAACAAGTAGGCCTACGCCCAATTGAAAATGCACGAAATAATCGCTAGAAAAGTCCTAAAATTCTTTAGGTATATTTCTCCAGGAGACATTTGGACTCTCGCATTAAGAAGGATAAACGGAAAAGGTAGACTTCCTATAATGACTTCAAAtagaagccgacagagaatgcctacCACATTCCtccatatgattatttcaagtcagatttcatagatttatatttaaaaaataaagtaaaaagtaccaaaattttacattttttaaaatatGTGGACTGCCAATTGTACTTAATAACCGGTAATGTACCAAATTTGGTTAACACATACCGAAAAACGTAACCATGTAGGCctaatcctgggtgcccaatccaatagtccatttcttttttcgatgcagatttgcaccgactcgcagcggtgcccttttagctcggaaaaatgtcctgatcgctgattggttagaattatctcgtccaaccaatcagcgatcaggaaacttttccgagctaaaagggcaccgctgcgagtcggtgcaaatctgcatcgctaaaggaaattgactatagtgagctACAAGCATGTGTGGGCCTTTTTTTCACAGGACAATAGCGCCCTTCGAATCCTGCAGGACAAACCGTAGGGTCAATCCTCTGTGCGTACTGTATGGCCGGCTTAAAAATAGAGTTTTGTCTTTCTCTTTCGTTTTCCGAGGATTGAGAGCGTGAGAGACTCTTGGCTCAATCTACTCCTAGGCCTATTTTGCGCAAATATGTGCGTTATAATGGATAGAAAAAAACCCTCACAATTAGGCCTAGTCCGAGAGAGATACTGCTATTACTTTGTGTACCTTTAGCCCCAGGTGCTACAAATATTGCCTCTaactcgagcttttaattcagtacttctggattgctaagatataccgcctaacacggtatatatatatatatatatatatatatgcagaagaaccacagggaaaatgaaaatacgaaatatacgattaagtcctgacctagttcctctgaagaagtatcacgaaactagtcaggacttgatcgtgtatttcgtattttcatttttcctgtggttcttctgcatctcagcatcacgttttcctataatttatatatatatatatatataatatatatatgtatatatatattatatatatatatgtgtgtgtgtgtgtgtgtgtgtgtatatatatatatatataaaacacgtaaaACGTATAATTATAAACTTGAAAAGTTGGCTGAATTTAGCGAGTTAATCGCCAACATAAACACCCACCAAATTTCTCTCCGACATTGAAGTAAACCAGTCGCTTTGCTGACCGTTTCCGTAtgttaattctcttttcataataattagaCATTTTCAGAATAGTTCTTAGGACGATTAAGAACCCATTTCTAATATAAATTGAACGATGGTATATGGGATTGCTTATAATATTTACtgaaggtaaagaagaagaagaagaagaagaagaagaagaagacaaattgAAAATAGACTTGCACGGATGACGAATGGTACGGTctgggaataaacggaaatgaactATGacaagaatactctctctctctctctctctctctctctctctctctctctctccggtcattaatataggaaagaatttccacgaatggagtcaaaatgaacggagaataaaGAAATCTTGGAAGAGGCTAGATCCTTTTCAGCGTCAAATTCATCCTGTTTTCCTTCAGAATTCATCCTATTTTCCTTCAGAATTCATCCTATTTTCCTTCAGCCTTCGAAGACACTTCGAAGATTCCTATCGATCAAAAACATTTGTGATTACTTATTATTTCGACTATTTCCTTGATTGTTAacacaaatataaatgaaattcatgctgaagatgaacattactttctgggaatgaacgaagattaaTGAAGACTTTCCAAAAAATTATATCCGAGTTAGATTTGTCTCAGAAGCGTCTTCGCTGATAGAAAGAAAACCATGAATAAATCTTTCCCGTTGCTAtcgatttttttattaattcatctctgtatttctttattttttggataaatagtttttcatctctctctctctctctctctctctctctctctctctcatccggagACTTTTTGGCTCCGGCATTTCGATTGAAGACAAGCAAAGATTTAGAGAGTAGTGGATTTCTCTCTGTCGAAGCAAACAcagagacacacactctctctctctctctctctctctctctctctctctctctctctgacattttttGATTATAAGGTTGATTTGGGTGCTATGGTAGTTAATAGTAATTATGGCTTACGTAAGTACCCTTTTGTCCTGTTGTTCACAAGTTGTATCTGTCTGTGCTAGCCTAACAAAAGTTGAGAGGTATGTAGACAGATTGATATCTATTTATAAAAGAAATCCAGTAAGTAAcagattattttcattatattcaaataGTTTATTATCGTCGTATAGAGCAATTGACTGCATATATACCCTACACCGATTTTCATGCCTATCGTGGCTGTGGGCAACTCGTAAAATTACAAGTGGAGAATCTGAGTGCCCATCCcaagactgtgagacgaatcaaagaaaccagtgtctagtttgtaaaaaagaaaactgtatatggcaatgggcagaatgtgagacagTTCAGTTCATAaacgaatgcccacattgtgaaaataaactgtgcaaagattGTGAGACGAATCAAataaaccagtgtctagtttgtaaaaaagaaaactgtatatggcaatgggcaggaTGTGAGACAGTTCAGTTCATAaacgaatgcccacattgtgaaaataaacggTGCAAATGTGCCACCACAGGAAATTTgagataaatttttcttaaatcTAAGAGGGGAAGAAATGGACATCAACGAAGGTCCCTGCATTGTAACTCTACGAGAGTCGCAGTTCTGTGAGAAAGCCAAGGAAAACGAGGATCTGAGCAAACTGCTAGCAAGTTACGGGCAACGCATGCCCTGGTCGAATTTGACTAGGGTAGTAGGAAGCGATATTTCGCAGGCGGAATCGATTTGGACCATGCTGGTAAAGAGTGGGCAGTACCATTTTACTGGGAAAAACCTCCATCAGATAAGGGATGTGTAGTAGGCACCTACTACTTCTCCAACCTGGTACCACGTCAGGTTTGGGAAGCAATTACGGACTTGCACAATCCCTGGAACTTGCGtcggtataattttttttcagaaataactgCCAGATGATGGAATGCAATTTGCTAGAAAATCTTGGCCTCCATATCTCTAGATATGATCGTGTCCCACTGGTGAATCCCCGACGGCGAGGAGAAAAAACAAGAAGATTGAATGTTTCAAGTGCTCATTTGTAACATCTTCTTCAAATAATTACAAATTTACCTCGTTAGTGAGTGACACGCCTGAATGCAATATGTGTTATATGCAAGGGAATGACGGGAAAAACGTCACAATCGACTTAGATGAAAATTTGGGCGAGATTTTGGAATGCCATTTAGGGGAGAGTTTAAGCGGTGCTGCGGAGGAGAGCATTGAAAAAATAAAGCTCTTAAGACAGGAGGCAAATCAGAAagcaaatgaaaaggaaagaaatgagaagaggaagaagattaaaaagaaagaagaaaagtttaATAAAAAGATTGTGAAGgacaatggaaataaggaaaataagaacgataaaattaaaaaggagaataacaaaaaggaggagatgaataGAAATCCAGaggaaaaatttcataaaaaagaagaggaggaatttaataaaaagaatgcaaaggaccacagtaataaaaagaataagaacaaTACAATTAAAAAGGTGAAAAAGAATcaagagaaggagaaaggaaagaagattaagaagaaaaataagaatccgGAAGAGAGGGAGAATCGGAAGGAAAAAACGACCACCACTCGTATTGAAGAACTAGAGAGGGAAATAGCAGAATTGAGAAGAGAAAAGGAGGATCTGCAGGAGGAAAATAGATATTTAAAGGATTGTCTCAGGAGACAAGACAGACACAAGCGTAAAGAATTGTGgaaaaatagaaaggaaatcaaACCACTCAAGAAGGACCTTCTAAGAGAAGAGCAAATCAATGATCTTTTGATGAGGCTATTTACACAGGCGGAGAGGATCAAAGAAAAGAAGGAGCATATTCAGAAAAGACGGATTTACAATTGGGAGGGCATTGACCGAACTTCGAAAAGCTCTCCAGAAAAGACCAAAACACACCAGTTAACCAATGATTTTTATTACGCATACGAATTTGATGTAGATATGAAAAAATACGATGGTGAAAATGAAATTATTAGATGTGAATGTCGTCATCATGATAAAAGTGAAAGTCGTAGATTTGAATATATTTCGGTGTCTCAACGCTCAGCGAGGAAGAGTAAGCACCCCGTCGAAGTGTTCCGTGTTAGGTTAGGCTGCGGAAGGTGTTTTTTGCTTCGGATTTTCAACCGAATCGATGCTATCAGGAAGTTCATCAAAAGTCGGCCAATCTCCATCATTTGTGGACCTAAATTTGTTATTGTGCCTttggataaggaggaggaggagaaagagagaataGAGAGGAGACCCAGAAAAAGGAATATCAAGAATCAGAAGGAAGAGATGGAGAATGGAAAgaagaagattaagaaaaataagaatcaggaggaaaagaagaaaggaaagaagatttagaaaaataagaatcaggaggaaaagaagaaaggaaagaagattaagaaaaataagaatcaggaggaaaagaagaaaggaaagaagaaaattaagaaaaaaaaagaatcaggaggaaaagaagaaaggaaagaagaaattaagataaaatacaaGAATCAGGAGGAAGAGGTGGAGAACGAAAAAGAGGAGACTCAGAAACAAGAGAATAGCAAGAATCAGAAGGAGAAAATCAACACCACTCGTATTGAGGAACTAGAGAGGGACATAGCAGAAttaagaagaggaaataaggatatgcgggagaaaaatatacagtatatcggtCTCAGGAGACTTGACAGACACGTCTATACAAAATTGtggaaaaagaacaagaaaatcAAAACACTTAAGGCGGAGATTCTAAGAGCACAGCAAATCAATAATCTTTTGATAGGGCaatatttacaggagaaggggaacaAGGGAAAGAAGGAGAAAAAAGGAGATAACTGCAACAAAAATCaaatgaagaggaaaaaagaaaaaaaagagcatgtTCATAAAGTACATAACAAGAAGAATCAGATAGATAGGGAGAATggaataatttacaagatggagtaagcagaaggaagaagtctcacttattccagtatgcagtgttctttgataaagattcacctgtactgtttctttatcaagtggaccaatgcagaaaaaataagtgtgacCTCTTTTAGTATACTCCCCTAAAATAGATTACAAtgtactggaatactggaagaaaagTTTTTGGGTTTGTTTTTGTTCCTATGAACCTTCTGGATCAAGAGAGtgccaagtgcattccagccttccaggtaaaagtgaataatttacaagatgaactaagcagagggaagaagtcagacttgttccagtatgcagtgttccataataaagattcacttgtacagtatctttatcatgtggacaa encodes the following:
- the LOC137633807 gene encoding histone-lysine N-methyltransferase, H3 lysine-79 specific-like, giving the protein MCYMQGNDGKNVTIDLDENLGEILECHLGESLSGAAEESIEKIKLLRQEANQKANEKERNEKRKKIKKKEEKFNKKIVKDNGNKENKNDKIKKENNKKEEMNRNPEEKFHKKEEEEFNKKNAKDHSNKKNKNNTIKKVKKNQEKEKGKKIKKKNKNPEERENRKEKTTTTRIEELEREIAELRREKEDLQEENRYLKDCLRRQDRHKRKELWKNRKEIKPLKKDLLREEQINDLLMRLFTQAERIKEKKEHIQKRRIYNWEGIDRTSKSSPEKTKTHQLTNDFYYAYEFDVDMKKYDGENEIIRCECRHHDKSESRRFEYISVSQRSARKSKHPVEVFRVRLGCGRCFLLRIFNRIDAIRKFIKSRPISIICGPKFVIVPLDKEEEEKERIERRPRKRNIKNQKEEMENGKKKIKKNKNQEEKKKGKKI
- the LOC137633806 gene encoding piggyBac transposable element-derived protein 4-like, translated to MQPLAPRSRYRAWRDVDAGEIKAFIAIEIAMGLVHKSSLASYFSKKFWLTETPGFSNIMSRDRYEIIRSCLHFADNSVDGNDDRLYKIKPILDMVKDLYSKYYVSGRDLSVDESMVKFKGRLFFKQYMPKKPTKWGIKVWSLCDSKTGYLLKFDVYTGKGLDSNKGKGLGASVVENLFEGFENKGHVVYMDSFFSGAPLFQKLRSKGTGACGTVRPNRKYLPSQMKKVKPKKGQLPIMWKSKDEELVAVVWQDSGRINILSSVGDTGTVKKSIQSKKGVREVDKPSLQAQYNKYMGGVDLFDQFCSTYPFNHRSKKWYQTLWHFVIEVALVNSKISYNLQNRKKLTQVVFRQEVIKGLLEGYNTKPRRKNVVRDLVENKRLGERHFIAQYENKKYLPNCSICEGLLILNQSVSLYHLTLLSIRTKRSLGEWPDALGAQLCGRLA